ACATGCGGATAGGTCCAGTAGATTGCAAAGCCGTCGACCTGCCTCAGCATGCGGTCGGTCAGGATGCCGTGCAGGTCGAGCGAGATGACGATCGGCATCTCCGGGCCTACACGCTCGCGCAGCTTCTCCAGCAGGTAGCCTTCCGGATCGAGCTCGCCATCGGCGCCCATCGCGCCATGCAGCGAGACATAGATGCCGTCGATGCCGTCGAGCCTGGCGAAGATCGCGGCCAGCACCTCCTCGGAAAGCCTCTTCCAGCCCTCCGCCGAGAGCAGCCCGGCGCTGCCGGCGCGCGCGCAGATCGTCGGCACGACCGCGATGTCGGGCCTCGCCTCGAACACCGCGAGCGCGCCACCAAGCTCCTGGTTATTGCCACGCTGCTCATAGAGCCCCTCGCCATGGCGGATCAGGAAGTTGTCGTAGTGCGAGGGCAGCGGGTTGAAGGACGAGATCTCCTGCTTGCAGTCGGCGATCAGGATGCGTTTCATCGCAGGCTCCGGCGGGTCAGAATTTCAGGCGGGGATCGAGCACGTCGCGCAGGCCGTCGCCGAGCAGGTTGAGGCCGAGCACGCAGACGATGATGGCGAGGCCCGGGAACACCGTGATCCACGGCGCTTCGCGCATGAAGTCGCGGCCCTGGGCGATGATCGAGCCGAAGGAGGCGGCCGGCGGCGGCGGCCCGGCGCCGACGAAGGACAGCGCCGCCTCGGCCAGCACCGCGATAGCGAAGACATAGGTCAATCGCACGATCAGGGGCCCGGCGGCGTTGCGCAGCACGTGCTTGAACAGGATGGTCAGTTCGCCGGCGCCGATCGAACGCGCGGCCGAGACATAGTCCAGCTCCCGTTCCAGCAGCACGGAGGCGCGCACGATCCGGGCAGTGTGCGGCGTCGTGGCGATCGCGAGAGCGATCACGACATTGGTCAGCGACGCGCCGAGCACGGCCGAGACCACCATGGCGAGCACGATCGAGGGGAACGCCATCAGCGCGTCCATCACCCGCATGATCGGCTGGTCGAGGCGCGGGAAGAAGCCGGCGACCGCGCCGCTCAGCGTGCCGACGATGCCGGCGAGAATGGCGGTGAGTGCACCGATGGCGAGCGAGATGCGGGCCCCGATCATCACGCGCGAGAGGATGTCGCGGCCAAAATGGTCGGTGCCGAACCAGTGAAGGGCGTCCGGCGCCACCAGCCGGGCGCGGACATTGCTGCGCAGTGGATCGAAGGGCGAGAGGATTTCGGCGGCGAGCGCGACCAGCACCATGGCGAGCACCAGTGCGCCCCCGATCATGAAAGAGCGGTGGCGCAGCAGGCGTCGCCAGGCGGCGCGGCCGACGAGCGGTTCGCCCGCGCTCATGCCAGTCTCACCCGCGGATCGACGACGGCGTAGAGGACGTCGACCACGAGATTGATCGAGAGATAGACGATCGCGAGGAACAGAAGTCCGCCTTGCAGCACCGGAAAATCGCGCGCGGCGATGGCACCGACGATCAGGCGGCCAATCCCCGGGATCGAGAAGACCTGCTCGACGATGACGGCGCCGCCGAGCAGCGCGCCCGAAACAATGCCGATCACGGTCAGGATCGGGATCAGCGCGTTGGGCAAGGCGTGCCGCAGCACGACGCGCAGCTTCGCGAGGCCCTTGGCATCGGCGGTGCGGACATAGTCCTGCCCGAGCGTGTCGAGCATCGAGGCGCGCGCCATCCGGGCGATGAAGCCGACCTGGACGAGCCCGAGCGTCAGTGCCGGCAGGATCATGCAGCGGAGCCACTCGCCCGGCGATTGGCTGAAGGCGGTGAAGCCGCCACTCGGCAGCCAGCCGAGCGAGACCGCGAAGACCAGGACCATCACCAGGCCGAGCCAGAAATCCGGAACCGACAGACCGAGCAGTGCCGCCGTCATCACCGCCTGATCGGGCCAACGGTTATGGTTGACCGCGGCGATGAGGCCAGCGGTGACGCCGACCACCACCGCGAAGGCGAGCGCCAGCGCCGCCAGCGCCAACGTCACTGGAAGCCGCTCGGTCAGCGCTGCGCTGACGGAGCGGTTGAGCAGGATCGACTGGCCGAGATCGCCGCTGAGAATCCGCCCGTACCAGCCGATCATCTGCTGCGGCAGCGACAGGTCGAGCCCGAGCGCGCTGCGCAGCGTGGCGATCTGCGCCGGTGTCGCCGAGGCGTCGAGAAAGGCCGCCGCCGGATCGCCCGGCACCAGCCAGATCAGCGCGAAGGACATCAGCGAGACCAGGGCGAGCACGACGAAGGAGCCCGCCAGACGGCGGATCAGGAAGCTACCCATGCCGCTCCTCAATCAACGAAATGACGGCAGCCAAAGCCGCAGGCGTGGCCCACGGGATTTGATCCCGCAGGCTTGGGTTCAGCCGCTCGGGCTCACGGCTCGAGCCAGACGCCCCACATCCGGGGGATGCGATAGGGCTTGAAGTTCTTGAGCTTGGCAGTCGAGGCCTGGAAGAGCCCGTAATTGCCGGCTTTCATCGCAACGGCAGCGTCGTACATGTGCTTCTGGAAGGCGTCGTAGAGCGCCTTGCGCTTGCCCTCGTCCAGCTCGGCGTTGAAGGCGGCGGCGATCCGGTCGATCTCCGGGTCCTTGGCCTGCTGCGAAAGGCCGTTCACCCAGGGCGCCATCACCGAGCCCGGCCCCTCATAGGGTTCGATGCCAAAGCCATGGGTCCAGAAGGTCCAGTTCGTCGGCGTGAAGCCGATCTTGGAGACGGTCGGCCAGTCCGAGACCGCGATCTCGACCTCGATCCCGATCTCCTTGAGCTTCTGCTGCACCACGGTCGCGGTGTCGACATTGGCGCGCAGGTTGTCGACGATGAAGGTGACCTTGCCGCCCTTGTAGGAGGACTTTCCGAGCAGTTCCTTGGCGAGTTTCAGGTCGGCCTTGTTGTATTTGTCGCTGCCGACCGTGGAGTGGAAGGCGGCGCCGGGATAGAGCCAACTCGGGTCCATCTGGTAGATGTCGGCATAGGAGATCGCCATGATCTCCTCCATGTCGAGCGCCGCCTGCACGGCGAGGCGGAAGTTCACGTCGTTGGCCGGCGGCTGCGCCTGGTTGAACTTGATCACCTGCAGGCCGAACGGAACCACCTTGTGGACGGTAAAGCGCGCATCGGTGCCGAGCCGCTTCGCCGTCGGCCCGTCGACGGTCTCGTTGAACTGGATCTGGCCTGCTTCGAGCGCCGCCGTGCGGGCGCCGCCCTCGGGCATGAAGCGGAAGGTCACAGCGTCGAGGAAGGCTTCCTTCTTGCCGGCGAAGCCGTCGCGGCCGGTGCCCTTCGGATTGGACGCGTAGCCGTCATAGCGGGTGAGCTTCACATGGCTGTCTGGCTTGTACTCGACGAACTTGTAGGGACCGGTGCCGATCACCTCGATCTTGCCGGCTTCCTTGGCGGCCTCGCTCGCCGGATAGATCGCGATCGGCGCGCGCGGCGACGACAGATTGTCGAGGAAGGTCGACTGGGCCTGCTTCAGCGTGACCGTGACCTCGTGCTCGCCGCTCGCCTTGACCGTGTCGATCGCGGCGACGAGCGCCGGCGAGGCGCCGATCTTGCGATAGCGTTCGAGCGAGGCGACGACGTCGGCAGCGTCGAGCTTCTTGCCGTTGTGGAAGGTCACGTCCTTACGGATCGGGAAGACATAGCTCTTGCCATCAGGCGAGACCGTGACGCCTTCGGCCAACTCGGGCACCGGCTTGGCGTTCTCGTCGCGGGCATAAAGTGTCTCGAAGATGTGCAGCGTGACGTTGCGCGATGCCTGCGCCGAGGTGATCTGGGCATCGAGCGAGGGCGGCGCCTGGCTGATGCCGATGGTGACCTCGCCGCCCTTGCGCTGCGCCAGCGCCCCTTGAGCCCCTCCCAGGGCGACGGCCGCGATGACAGCTGCTTTGAGAATGAGGTGCTTTGCCATGTTCTTATCCCTCCGGATTGATGGTCAGGCACGAAGACAGTCAGGCCGCGGCACGCAGTGCGTCGTAATCCTCCATCAGCACGGCCACGGCATCGCCGCGCTGCACGCGGCCGGGTCCCGCCGACATCCACAGCAGCCCGTCGCGGCGGTAGCGCACCTCCAGCGGGGCGCGGTCGATGTCCTCGACGAAATGCAGGTATCCGGCGAGCTCGCCGGCGCGGCAGGCATCGCCGACGACATTGCGCGGCTCGAACAGCCCGCCCGCAGGGGCGAAGGAGTAGCCAGCTGAATCCCGCACCATCATATGGCGCGTCCCGGGAGAGCCGTCGCGCTGGCGCGTATCCGGCTCGCCCTCCATCAGCCCGAAATGCTTGAGGATATTGGTCAAGGCCCGGTCGGCGATGCGCACGCCCTCGACATTGACGCGGCCCCAGCCACCGAGCTCGGTGCCGAGCGAGAGGATGCCGCGCCGCTCGACCGACGAGGTCAGCGTCGCGCCTTCGTCGACGCCCCAGAACACGACATTGTAGGGCGCGCCGAAGGCAGCAGCCGCCGCCATGGTGCGCTCGCGCAAGGCGGTGTCGGCAACGTAATGCATGTTGGTCGAGAGCGCGGAATCGCCCGAGTGCCCCGCCGTGTGGAGATCAACGGAGATGTCGACCAGCGGCAGCAGCATCTCGTCGACGAAATGGGCAAGCATCTCCGAAAAGGTGCCCTTCGGATTGCCTGGAAAGCAGCGGTTCATGTCGCGGTTGTCGACCGGCGAGAGCCGCGTGTCGTTCATCACCGCCGGGATATTGAGCGCCGGGATCATAATGACGCGGCCCTGGATCGCAGCCGGGTCGAGGCTGCGGGCGAGCCGCGAGATCGCGATCGGGCCCTCGTACTCGTCGCCATGAACACCGCCGGTGAACAGGATCGTCGGGCCAGGACCGTTCTTGACGCTGACGACCGGGATCTCGACGACGCCCCAGCCGGAGGTGTTGCGGGAGAGCGGCGCGCGCAGATAGCCGGCCTGACGGCCGCTCGCTTCAAAATCGATCTCGCAGCGAACCCGGCTTGTGGACGACATGCGGAGCCCCTCCTTGCTCTTGTTTTCGTATGATTGTATACGATCATACGACGTGTCAAGCGAGAGAGAGTTGCATGCCGGAGGCGGACGAACGCATGGGGGCCACCGAGACGGCGACACCGGATCGGATGGGAAGCCCTGCCCCGGATTGGCAGCCGCTCCAGCCGCAGACCCTCGTCGACCACACCATCGAAGCGATCATCGCCGGCGGAGCCGCCGGGTTGATCCTGCCGGGCGATCGCATCGTCGAGGTCGAGCTCGCCCGCAAGCTGGGGGGTGAGCCGCGTGCCGGTACGCGAGGCCTTGCGGCTGCTCGAAAGCCAGGGCGTCGTGGTCAGCGAGGCCTATAAGGGCATCAGGCTGCGCCCGGTCACCAATGAGCGGGTCTCCGACCTGATCGAGGCGCGCATCGCGCTCGAGGCCAGCGCGACCGCCCGCGCCGTCGCCGCCGGGCGCAATCGCGGTAGCCATCTCGACGAATTGCGCAGCGCCGTCGCCGAGATGGAGCTGATGGCGGCACGAGGCAGCGCCTATGGCGTCGCCGTCGCCGATACGCGCTTTCATCGCGCGCTCTGCCGGCTCGGCGGCAACAGCGTCACCCTCGACCTCTGGGAGACGCTGGCGCCGCAATGCACGATCATTTTCGGCCTCGCCACCTTCGGCAAGCCGATGGCCGGCGTGGTCGAGGAGCATGTCGACCTGCTCGCCGTGTTCGAGGCCGGCGACATCGAGGCGATCGAGCGCACGCTCGACGAGCACATCACCGTGATGAACCACGCGATGGACTACGAGGCCATCGTCGCCAGGCGCCGCAGGGAAAGGGATGCACAGTGAACGATCAGGCTCTTCCGCAGACGCGCGTAGGCAACCGGCCGGCCGGACTGCCACCCTTCCGGATCACCCGCATCGAGGCCGCCCCGCTGTTCGGCGAAAGCCCGAAGGGTGGCTGGTCCGCCGAGATCAGGCCGGAGGATTCGATCCATGCCCTGATCGCGGTGCACACCGACCAGGGCGTCACCGGCTATGGCAGCGTCTTCACGGACGGACGCCTCGTCCAGGCCGGGCTCAAGGTGCTGGAGCCGCTCTTCCTCAGCGCCGACGCGCTCTCGCCCGAGTTCGTCAGCGAGAAGCTGCACCAGAACACCTTCTGGATGGGCCGCGGCGGTACCCTGACGCATACGATCAGCGGCATCGACATCGCGCTCTGGGACATTCTCGGCCAGGCCACCGGCCTCAGCGTCGGACGGCTGCTCGGCGGCCGCTATCGCGAGCGCGTGCAGCCCTATTGCTCGCTCCTGATGGAGGAGCCCGACGCGATGCGGGACGTCGTCGCGAGCTATCGCGACAAGGGCTTCACCGCGTTCAAGATTGGCTGGGGTCCGTTCGGCCGGGCCCTCGACACCAAGCTCGACGAGGCGATCGTGCGCGCCGCCCGTGAAGCGGCCGGCGAGCGCTCCAAACTCTTCGTCGATGCCGGCGCCAGCGACGCACTCTGGCCGCATGGGCTGAAATGGGCCAAGCGCACCGCCGAAATGCTCGCCGATTACGACGTTGGCTGGTTCGAAGAACCGGTCCGGCCGGACGCGATCGACGATTACCGCGAACTGCGTCGCTCCTCGCCGGTGCCGATCGCCGGCTGCGAGGTGCTGACAAGGCGCCAGAGCTTCATCCCCTGGCTGACCACCGGCGCCGTCGACATCGTCCAGCCGGATGTCACCAAGGTCGGCGGCATCTCCGAGCAGCGGCGCATCGCCTGGATGGCCTACGACCTCGGCATCAGATATGTCGGCCATGGCTGGAACACGGCGCTCGGCCTCGCCGCCGACCTGCAGATGGCGACCGCCTTCCCCGATGCCGATCTCGTCGAGTTCATCGGCGGCAGCCCCTATGTCGACGGCATCCTCGCAAGGCCTTTCGACCTCGATGCGGAAGGCTGGCTGACGATCCCCGACCTGCCGGGCCTCGGCGTCACCATCGACCGCGACAAGGTCGCCAAGTACACCCCGAACCCGGCGACTCTGTTTGCGTGAGCCTGTTTGCGGGCACGGTCTCGTGCGTTCGGCTCAATCTACCGGGGAGCGGCAATCGCGCCCGCCGCGGTGCGTAACGGGAATGTGAGCCCGCAATCGTCGCAGCGCTGTTGGAAAGCGCGCTGCGCTGACTAGCTCATCCGCAGGGCGACTAAATCAAACAGGAGGTTGTCATGCTTTCACGCAGGACCATCACCATCGCAGCGGCGCTTCTGCTTTCGGGGGCGAGCTCCATGGCTTACGCCACCGAGCTTGGTGCCGAGAGCATCGTGCACGAGCAGGCCCAGAACCAGCGCGCGCTCGCCGAGCAGGCCCAGTACCTCGCTTATCATGACCACTTGAAAGACGTGGAGGCCCAGCCGGGCCGCGGCGCAGGCGTGTTGCCGCACCACAACTGAGTGCCAGCAGATTCCTCAGGAAGGGGCCGCCTCCGCGGCCCCTTTTTGTTGCGTCTATCGGAACCCTCCAGAATCTGGAAAGACTGGCCGCGGCGCGCCGCACGAATTGGGAGTCGAGCCGGAGCTGGCGCCGTCCGACAGGAACGTCTGAGATGCGGCCATGATCATCCGCCAGCTCATCTATCTCGACGCGCTTGCCCGCGAGAAGCATTTCCGCAAGGCGGCCGAGGCCTGCCATGTCTCGCAGCCGACACTGTCGGCCGCCATCGCCCAGCTCGAAGAAGAACTCGGCATCCTGATCGTCGAGCGCGGCCGGCGCTTCCAGGGACTGACCAGGGAAGGCGAGGTCGTGCTCGCGCATGCGCGGCGCATCCTCGCCGAGGCCGATCAGATGAAGGACGCGATCGCGGAGCTGCGCGAGGGCGTCAGCGGCCGGATCAGGCTTGGCGCCGTCCCCACCGCACTGCCGATGATCGCCCATATCACCGCACCGTTCTCGACCCGCTATCCCGGCGCCTCGCTCACCGTGCTGTCGCTGACCTCGACCGAGATCCAGGAAGGTATCGACAATTTCGAGCTCGATGTCGGCCTGACCTATCTCGACAACGAGCCGCTCGAACGCGTCGTCTCCAAGCCGATCTACCAGGAATCCTATGTGCTGCTGACGCGCGAGGACGGGCCGCTCGGCGAGCGCGAGACCATCCCCTGGGCCGAAGCCGCCGGGCTCAAGCTCTGCCTGCTCACCGCCGACATGCAGAACCGGCGTATCATCGACGGCATCTTCCGCTCGGTCGGACACTCGCCCAAGCCAGCGATCGAAACCAATTCGATCTTTAACCTGTGCTCCCATGCCGGCATTCAGGGCGTCTCCAGCATCGTCTCCTCGCAATTGCTGGAGTTCTTCGGCGTCCCGCTCGGCACCAAGGCGCTGCCACTGATCGAGCCCGACGCCAAGCGCACGATCGGCCTGATCATGGCTGACCGCCACCCCGCCGCTCCGCTGGCCCGCAACCTCTTGATGATGTCCGGGGCCATGGAGGACGCCAGCCTGCCGAGGCGCCCGATCGTTAAATAGCTTGCAGCTATCGAAGTCGCCAGGAGCGGCCGTTCTCCGTACCAATAAGCGAAGGTTATCGCACCGTCGAGTGGAGTTGGCTGAGCATGATAGTGATTTTTGATAGTCCATAGCTATCATATGGTCGGAACAAACGATTTGAAATCATCCTAAACTTCCCCATCCTCTTTCAAAACGCGCAGGCCGGGCGAACGGCCCGCATGGAGGAGGGACGATGGTCCACTACCCAGCCTGGGATCAGGACGAGGCGCGCTCGATTGTGTCGGGCCTGTCTCATCTCGAAGGGGCGACCCTGCCGATCCTGCACGCGCTGCAGGAGGAGTTCGGCTATGTCGACCCGCAGGCCGTGCCGCTGATCGCCGAGGCGCTCAACCTGTCGCGGGCCGATGTGCACGGCACCATCTCCTTCTATCACGACTTCAGGACCGCCCCGCCGCCGCGCCGCATCGTCAAGCTCTGCCGCGCCGAGGCCTGCCAGGCGCTCGGCTGCGAGGCGCTGGTCGAGGATCTCGCGCGCGAGCACGGCATCGTCGTCGACAGCCACGATGGCCACCACGATGCGGTGGTCGAAACCGTCTACTGCCTTGGCAATTGCGCGCTAGGCCCCTCGGCCCTGGTCGAGGGCGAGTTGGTCGGGCGGGTCGATGCCGACCGGATTGCCGCTCTGTGCGGAGCGCAGCAATGAGCGAGGCAATCCGCATCTACGTCCCGATCGACGCCGCCGCGCTCTCGGTCGGCGCCGAAGTGGTGGCACAGGCCGTCGCCAAGGAGGCACAGGCGCGCGGTATCGCCGTCGAGTTCATCCGAAACGGCTCGCGCGGCATGCTCTGGCTCGAGCCGATGGTCGAGGTTGAGACGGGGGAAGGCCGGATCGCCTATGGCCCGGTCGCGGCCAAGGACGTCGCCACGCTGTTCGAGGCCGGCTTTCAGAATGGCGGGCCCCATGGCCTGCGCCTCGGTCCGGTCGATGAGCTCGACTGGCTGAAACGCCAGCAGCGCCTGACTTTCGAGCGCGTCGGCGTGACCGATCCACTCTCGCTCGCCGACTACCGCGCCCATGACGGGCTGAAGGGCCTGGAGAAGGCGCTCTCGCTCACAGGCGTTGAGATCGTCGAGGAGGTGAAGGCGTCCGGCCTGCGCGGCCGCGGCGGTGCCGGCTTCCCGACCGGGATCAAATGGAAGACCGTCCACGACGCCGGCGCGACACAGAAATACATCGTCTGCAATGCCGATGAGGGCGACAGCGGCACTTTTGCCGACCGGATGCTGATGGAGGGCGACCCTTTCCTGTTGATCGAGGGCATGGCGATCGCCGCAATCGCGGTCGGCGCGACCCGGGGCTACATCTATCTGCGTTCGGAATATCCGCACGCCCACAAGGCGCTGCAGCGTGCGATCCTGAAGGCGCGCAATGCCGGCGTGCTGGGCGCCTCCGTGCTCGGCTCGGGCAAGGCCTTCGAGCTCGAGGTTCGGTTGGGAGCCGGCGCCTATATCTGCGGAGAGGAGACCTCGCTGCTGGAGAGCCTGGAAGGCAAGCGCGCCATCGTCCGAGCCAAGCCGCCGATCCCGGCACTGCAGGGCCTGTTCGGCAAGCCGACCATCGTCAACAACGTACTCTCCTTCGCCGCGGTGCCCTGGATCCTGACGCATGGCGCCAAGGCCTATGCCGATTACGGCATGGGCCGCTCGCGTGGCACGCTGCCGGTGCAGCTTGGCGGCAATGTCAGGCGCGGCGGGCTGATCGAACTCGCCTTCGGCATCTCGCTGCGCGAAATCATCGAGGACATAGGCGGCGGCACGCTGTCGGGCCGGCCGATCCGGGCCGTGCAGGTCGGCGGGCCGCTCGGCGCCTATCTCACGGCACAGCAGCTCGATACGCCGATGGACTATGAGGCTCTGGCCGGCATCAAGGCGATGCTCGGCCATGGCGGCATCGTCGTCTTCGACGACAGCGTCGACATGGCCAGGCAAGCCCGCTTCGCCTTCGAGTTCTGCGCCAAGGAGAGCTGCGGCAAGTGCACGCCCTGCCGGATCGGCGCGACACGCGGCGTCGAGCTGGTCGACAAGATCATCGCCGGCCATGAGCGGCCGAAGAACCTCGCCGTGCTGCGCGATCTCAACAAGCTGATGACCGACGCCTCGCTCTGCGCCATGGGCGGGCTCACCCCGATGCCGGTGATGAGTGCGCTCAACCATTTCTTCGAGGATTTCGACCGTCCGCCGGCCGAGCGCCTGCCGCTGGCGGCCGAGTGAGGAGACATCGATGAGCCTGATCAAGGAAATCGATTTCGGAACGCCGATCCGGGTCGCCGAGAAGACGGTGACGCTGACGATCGACGGCGAGAGCGTCACGGTCCCGGCCGGCACCTCGGTGATGGCCGCTGCGATGAGCGTCGGCACCAAGATCCCAAAGCTTTGCGCCACCGACTCGCTCGAACCCTTCGGCTCCTGCCGACTCTGCCTGGTCGAGATCGAGGGACGGCGCGGCACGCCCGCTTCCTGCACGACGCCGGCGGAAGACGGCATGATCGTGCGCACCCAAACGGAGAACCTCTCCGCCCTGCGCAAGGGCGTGATGGAGCTCTACATCTCCGACCATCCGCTCGACTGCCTGACCTGCTCGGCCAATGGCGACTGCGAACTGCAGGACATGGCAGGTGCGGTCGGCCTGCGCGAGGTGCGCTACGGCTATGACGGTGAGAACCACGTCAAACCGGCGAGCACCGAAGGCTACGCCAACGAGAACTGGCTGCCCAAGGACACCTCGAACCCCTATTTCACCTACGATCCCAGCAAGTGCATCGTCTGCAATCGCTGCGTTCGCGCCTGCGCCGAGGTGCAGGGCACCTTCGCGCTGACGATCACCGGCCGCGGCTTCGACTCGCGCGTCGCAGCGGGACCGACCGATTTCCTCGGTTCGGAATGCGTCTCCTGCGGCGCCTGCGTGCAGGCCTGCCCGACGGCGACGCTGATGGAGAACAAGGTGATCGAGCTCGGCCAGCCCGAGCATTCCAAGGTCACGACCTGCGCCTATTGCGGCGTCGGCTGCTCGTTCAAGGCGGAGATGCAGGGCGACCGCGTCGTGCGCATGGTGCCCTATAAGGACGGCAAGGCGAACGAAGGCCATTCCTGCGTGAAGGGCCGTTTCGCCTGGGGTTATGCGACCCATAAGGACCGCATGACCAAGCCGATGATCCGCGAGAAGATCACCGATCCCTGGCGTGAGGTCTCCTGGGAGGTGGCGATCAACTACGCCGCCAGCGAGTTCAAGCGCATCCAGGCCAAATACGGCCGGGAATCGCTCGGCGCCATCACTTCCTCACGCTGCACCAACGAGGAGGTCTACCTTGTCCAAAAGCTGGTGCGCGCCGGCTTCCGCAACAACAATGTCGATACCTGCGCTCGCGTCTGCCACTCGCCGACCGGCTATGGCCTGAAGACCACGCTCGGCACCTCGGCCGGCACGCAGGACTTCAAATCGGTCGAGAAGGCCGACGTCATCCTGGTCATCGGCGCCAACCCGACCGACGGCCACCCGGTCTTCGCCTCGCGAATGAAGAAGCGCATCCGCCAGGGCGCCAAGGTCATCGTCGCCGACCCGCGCCGGATCGACATGGTCAAGTCGCCGCATATCAAGGCGCAGTACCATCTCCAGCTCAGGCCCGGCACCAATGTCGCGCTGGTCAACGCGCTCGCCCATGTCATCGTCACCGAGGGACTGATCGACGAGGATTATGTCCGCGAGCGTTGCGACCTCGGCGATTTCGAGGTCTGGGCCCGGTTCGTCGCCGAAGAGCGCAACTCGCCGGAGGCGAGCGAACAGTACACCGGCGTGTCGGCGGCTGATCTGCGTGCAGCGGCCCGGCTCTACGCCACTGGCGGCAATGGCGCGATCTTCTACGGGCTCGGCGTCACCGAGCACAGCCAGGGCTCGACCATGGTGATGGGCATGGCCAACATCGCCATGGCGACCGGCAATATCGGCCGCGAAGGCGTCGGCGTGAACCCGCTGCGCGGCCAGAACAATGTCCAGGGCTCCTGCGACATGGGCTCGTTCCCGCACGAGTTCACCGGCTATCGCCATGTCTCCGACGACGCCACGAGGCA
This sequence is a window from Bosea vestrisii. Protein-coding genes within it:
- a CDS encoding formate dehydrogenase beta subunit, producing MSEAIRIYVPIDAAALSVGAEVVAQAVAKEAQARGIAVEFIRNGSRGMLWLEPMVEVETGEGRIAYGPVAAKDVATLFEAGFQNGGPHGLRLGPVDELDWLKRQQRLTFERVGVTDPLSLADYRAHDGLKGLEKALSLTGVEIVEEVKASGLRGRGGAGFPTGIKWKTVHDAGATQKYIVCNADEGDSGTFADRMLMEGDPFLLIEGMAIAAIAVGATRGYIYLRSEYPHAHKALQRAILKARNAGVLGASVLGSGKAFELEVRLGAGAYICGEETSLLESLEGKRAIVRAKPPIPALQGLFGKPTIVNNVLSFAAVPWILTHGAKAYADYGMGRSRGTLPVQLGGNVRRGGLIELAFGISLREIIEDIGGGTLSGRPIRAVQVGGPLGAYLTAQQLDTPMDYEALAGIKAMLGHGGIVVFDDSVDMARQARFAFEFCAKESCGKCTPCRIGATRGVELVDKIIAGHERPKNLAVLRDLNKLMTDASLCAMGGLTPMPVMSALNHFFEDFDRPPAERLPLAAE